In the Hordeum vulgare subsp. vulgare chromosome 7H, MorexV3_pseudomolecules_assembly, whole genome shotgun sequence genome, one interval contains:
- the LOC123410350 gene encoding aspartate aminotransferase, mitochondrial-like, with amino-acid sequence MALYRRAASAIQRRGAQPLLPARAMASLLGYVEPAPKDPILGVTEAFLADPPSTKSTSASAPTGTTTASPSCSTACARRSVGSPATST; translated from the exons ATGGCGCTGTACCGTCGCGCGGCCTCCGCGATCCAGCGACGCGGGGCCCAGCCCTTGCTCCCGGCGCGGGCCATGGCGTCGCTCCTCGGCTACGTCGAGCCGGCGCCCAAGGACCCCATCCTCGGCGTCACTGAGGCCTTCCTCGCCGACCCTCCCTCGACAAAGTCAACGTCGGCGTC GGCGCCTACCGGGACGACGACGGCAAGCCCGTCGTGCTCGACTGCGTGCGCGAGGCGGAGCGTCGGATCGCCGGCAACCTCAACAT GA